The Erigeron canadensis isolate Cc75 chromosome 1, C_canadensis_v1, whole genome shotgun sequence genome segment tgacaaatctgtaTATAAACACTTGTAATTCTTTTTGGTTCTTGTATAGTAATCTGGGTCAGCCTAAGCTGACACAGCTCGCAACCCAGATTACGCTTCATATTTTGTAATTGTtatatcttatggaagcaagtgttgttcaagctgcatcaaatgatTATAGCATTTAGTCCAAGTCGAAGAtaaggattgaagatagaagatcaagcTGCTAGTGGAAGACAGCTTGGGATTAGCAACTTGcaacacttagacagatttgctcttgacaaacaAGCAATCTGTATCcaacaatcaagtgaagattaTAACCTGGATTTGTTGATAAAGACGTATGACGTGACTAGAAAGGTTCCTAGAATCTAGGTTGGTGGTTAGATATACATATGCGTGTCCTCACTCTTATTGGAAGATCAAAATGACGTGTTGCAGGTTTTCGAGACCACAAGTACGAGGAAGGCACGTTCTAATATTCCTTTGATCGTCTAACAGAAGAACAATACGTGGCTTATTTGGATGCCAAGAGAAGAAtggctttcgcctataaaagccaGATTCCTTGTTTGCATATGCGTgacattcctttgaatcattcttcacataAGCTTCTCTTTGCTCTTATACACAGCTTAGCCTGTGAGAAGTtagcttgggctgcttctcttgagcgagaacttattgattgttgtttgtcatttcatagggttgtttagatattgtaggttatcttgtttccgcaacaaccctgtaattctttgtatagattatttcttaataaaagattacatttgaaaaacgcaatctgtgtctaagaatgtttattttctgctttactgttttattggtTCTTATTACATACATTGTTTAATTTACACTTTGaatcaatcaaaactatatTCTAAAAGATAGTTAAGGAAAAACGAagagttgtattcacccccctctacaactCTTTGGTGTTCTTTATACTTGGGTATAAAGATATACCTTGGGACATCACAACTATAAACCGTTATGACACTAGAGTGGTGTCGCCGCTGCATCGCGCTGACACCActctagtgtgtatatatatatatgaatactacagtgattttattaaaaataataaaaggttaagttttattttttggaGATTTGCAGGTGGGAGTTTGAAAAAGATGACTGGACTTTACGTAGGTGGGagtttaatatttgttttcaatttagccctatatttaatatttgttttcaaTTTAGCCCCtggacttttatatatatatacaaaataaaaattcaagttttgaaaacttttattataaatgctactttctttatttttttacttttaatatttatttaaaaaaagttttaagtttattatatataatctaaataatataaattaaaaataaacaaaaaaatatacaaaaataaataaaaaaaaattggggtAATATGTTAACACCAACGACGATGAATAATTTTTTCAcgtattatgtatgttttttagtgtgatgtgttttttattcaaaaaaagagtagtatgttttatttagtttatttataaatcataattttatatatatatatatatatatatatatataaaaaaggaatgTCCGACATTCCTCCACCCCAAGGGAATGAGGGAAATGCCCCTTTTGATTAGGCTATGACACATGTCAAGCAAGGAGTGAGGGAGGGCATTCTCTTAACTCTCCAATCCTCATAGTCTCAGCAACCAAGTATGGAATGATGGTATATATAGAGCAAGTACATGTAGATATGTTAGAACACTGGAACAAGTATGGATGAGGATAAATTATAGAAATGGATGTCGTTAGCTACATCTTAAAGACATTTTTGCTCGTTGAAAATCTATCATTCGGGACAATACAATCGACATATATCCGTTATATAATTAGATTTAGCATGAACCTATCTTTACTTAATAATAATTCATTTTGGTTTTTATATCATCATTAGTAGTGGATAAAAAGATTGCCTTAGTTATTTTAGTTGCTTTAGTTAGTCAGGTATAACTTGCATGCTAACTAATTCTTGAAAGGTTAGATATATGTCTAGTAGAATTATGTAGTTTACCACATGAACCTTTTATAATATACCTGAAGACAAATCATACGAATACAAACAATGTTTTAACGaacttttcttaaaatgtcATAATACGCAACCTATTATCTACTACCAAACACATAATTATAGTACATTAGTACATATAATACTGAAAAATCATAGTAGACCAAATTATAAATACTAAAACttacttttcattataaaacACGAAACTTTGCATTTTTGAAGCATAATCTTGTAGAATCTTCACATCAACATAAGGTACCAATATAACCTTGTCGAAGAATAATTTCTGAACCCAAAAATAATACCCCCATTCATTTGATAAACAAACCACAACATGAAacattaaattagaaaaaaaaaatgttttttgtgAATCCAAAAGTATTATACCTCATTAGAAAGACTTCCTTTTAATTCGAGCGAGAGTCACTTAGCCAACTGCAAACATTCTCTATCATTTCAAAGTAAGTTATCCTCCAAATCCTAATAAAGTGCAAGCTACCAATAAGTCCCATAAATCCAATAACGAAACCGAGACCAAACCGGTATAAAACCATGACAAACCATGTAGACTATCTTTACTTTCACCATCACCAACATGAGTGTATAATAAATTGCTTTCTTTGCAATTTCTTGGCAATGGTTTTCCACATAGTCCGTTGTTCCCTTCATACATTGTAggatcattaaaagtattaaacTGATTTCCAACTGGTATTGGACCAAATAGTTTATTGAATGATAGGTTCAAGTAGCTTAGAAATATCAAGTTTCCCATACTTGGAGGAATTTGACCTGACAACTTGTTGTTCGACAAATCTAAAGATTCCATTGACTTTATATTTCCAATACTTTTTGGAATGTGTCCACTTAACAGGTTTCTTGAAAGATTTAAACATTTCAGTGATATAAGATTCATCAATACATCAGGAATTTCTCCATCAATTTTGTTGTTCGAGAGGTCTAAGGATACAAGAAACCTAGTTGTCTTGGTATACTTTAATTGAAGGCCCTTTATGTATGCCTCGACATTTTCTTCATATCCAAAGCCATTATATGTGAAGTTGAAGTCACTCGTGATCATACCCGTTAAATTACCAAAGCAATGAGGAATATTTCCTGTTATGCTATTATTTGCCAGGTTTAAATGCTGAAGATGATTGATTTGACAAAGTTCGGTTGGAATCTTACCCGTTAACTTATTTGATTGGAGATTCAAAATTCTAAGCTTCGATAGGCTTTTTCCAATCCAAGGAGGGATATTACATGTCAACAAATTGCTCCCTAAATCAAGGGTTTCTAAGTCTATCAAGTTATGTAAAGCCACTGTGATATTGCCCTGAAATTTGTTGTTGTGCAAATGCAAAGACCGGAGTTGTGATAAAGAACCTAATGAGCTTGGAATATCTCCCGTTATAGTGTTATTTGTAAGATCGATCGCCCGTAATTGAATCAACCTTCCTAAGCACATGGGAAGAAATCCAGAGAAGTTATTATTGGACAAATCCAGTATTATTATACTAAGCTTCTCGCATAAGTGTGCTGGAATGCTTCCATTAAAACGGTTGTTTCCAAGATTGACAAGTTGGAGACCTGATTGGATAATCATTAGTCTATTTAAATTTATGGAAAAGAGAAATAGACTTAGGTTGaaatacaattaaaatttatatattaatagacAAATATTGTCATAGAAAcacattagttttttttttgtttatgtttaaaaacataaacaaaacttttttttcacaCTGCAAAGAAGTAATTTGAACTTGATTTGTGTATTGATGAAGGATTAGCGTTAGTCTGTGTTAGAATGAAGGTGTGTGGGAGGAAAGACAAAGAAtagtatataaatttaatatgtgtGATTGCGAGAGGGGGGAGGGGGGGCTTATTACAACATGTAGTCATAAGTAGGGGTGAACATTGGtcggatttttatttttttttgcctaAAACCAAAATTCAAACCGAACagtttggtttttagaaaaccaaaactattggattcggttcggtttggaCTGGTTTCGGttttcttataaattttttttttttttacgttttttgtcttttatgttataagtttaattttcaattcttaagaaaaaatattatattgaaACTATAATTTGCAAGATGTTTTTTATTAAcgaattatattttttaggtgttaaaatcgatttaattttttatataacgaATAACGTTGTAATACGTTTTCATcaaaaacatacaatttattaATTTCTATACTAAAAAGACAGAagagtttaaaatatattaacatatttactaaCTATaggtaataaatataaatgtaatatgatatatttataaaataaattaaaatatatatggttcgGTTCGATTTTTGATCCTTTTTTtacatatgaaaccgaaaccgaacccgaaccgatccgtttGGTTTTTAGAATACGAAAACCAAACCGACCGGTTTTGTTAGATTTTCAGTATTTGCGGTTCGATTTTCTCaggttttttgggtttttggttTATTGGTTCAGTTTTTGCTCACTCCTAGCTATAAGTGGAATCTTCTtatatatactccctccgtcccaaatTATATATACTCCCTCCTTCCCAATTtatatatactccctccgtcccaatttaaatctTCTTTAAATGTCACGTCCCAAtttcggtttttttattttttatttcaattttgacttttactattataaaaaaaatgggcccacaaaaactttaatttaaattaCTGAAATCGTACTTGTGGTTTTATCGAAATTATTGCATACCTAAAAGATCGAAATTACACCAATGGTAGCTTTTCTTGTTTatcaataattatattattaaaaatatatctccataaaaaatttataaaacttatctacGTTTCAATTGATTACTGTAATCAATATTCACAACCTAAAATACACAAACTGTGTTACTCGGCATATGATAAAAATTTGTTAACATCTACATTAAAACAAGATTCCATGTATATTTATGAATTAATTAAAGTATAATATCCAGCAActgtataaaaattttatttgttacataaaaaactaataaactatttatttacagttgaaatataatttaaaaacctTTCTATCATATTTCCTATATTGATTGTAATGAAATCTTACATAAgagtataatatattatttgaacaAGTTTGCTTTTTGGTAAATATCAAATTAAcggtttgtgttttttttttttttatgaatttgaatttttaaggttttttttttttttatttatttaacaataaatttagttttaaaaaatgttgtttAACTTTCTGAGTATTTGATACTAGACTAAATCtaacttatattaattaaataattttcttttccttttttcgAACGGCAAATTAAGTTTCATTTAATCTCATTTTTTATATCTCTAACACACCATTTTTAATCTAGATTTTGAAGGTATGAATGGactaaaagaaagtaaaaaaaaattgttcggTGCCATAGGTTTTTTCTCAACGGTgcatgaaaatatttaaaatgtaGATAGAAAAGTAACTTCGATCTTTAAATTAGATGGAGATCGAACATTTAACCAGTATCTCCAGTTGTCAAAATATTTACTATTGATCTAAACAACACTTTATTTATAAACCCTTATAGTGGAATAAAgaaattaatcaattttttttttacaaaagtaCCCCTGCTCCCAAATAAAATACACAATCCTTATTTCCCTCTATTTGTCTGCCAAACCGAAAGATACACACAAATTCTCACTATCTCACACTATTCAGCCACCGCCTTTCATCACCAGTACCGCCGCCCGCCACCATATACCCACCTCACATATTCTTCATCTCTTTCTGATTTAGtgcatttatttatttcaaatgtCGATCCAATGAAAGTGATTAAACTTTCACCACTCGATTCTTTCGTTTTGAATCCACACAATGGATAcggtatgtatatattattattgtatctTATCATTATTCCCGTAGTATAaatctattatatattagtttaaaatattatttacagATCAATAGCTACAAATTACAATCAAACTGATGCCAATATAAatctattataattttatttatatattttttttaaattttagattTTACTATAAATTTATGATTTGTTTTGAATTTGTTCGGCGTTGAATGTGAAAGATTTTACTATAAAGTACAAACTGcttataaaaataatgtttgGTCATGCACGCaatgtgtttgataaaatgactCAAAGAATCGGGGTTTTGATTGTTTTGGTGCTTTTTATATGGGTCTTGTGAGTTGCCACCACTCCCTATAGTTTCTTGATTGATACTCAATTGTTGCCGGGTTGGGAAGCCAGTTGACATCTTTTTTTGAATGTCCAGGGTTGGGTTGGGAATCCACAGTCACAATGCGCGTTAATGAAAATGTAAAGCTGTTTGATTGATTTAAAGAAGATTGATATTCTAACACATGTGTATTAGGTATTTGGTAGTGATGATAGTTTTAAGGATTTACTTTTGAATCTATTAGGCAAGTCTaggatttgagttccataaagATATTATTGGAAAAATGTTTGTTTCTAATGTAGTTACCTGTAATAAGATCATGACAATAaaaagtgtatgtatatatatttatgtaaggAGGTGTTATACAATAAAATCTGCATTGGTTCCTTACATAACAAGTTAAAAATTCGGGtttcatttttatggtttgGAATCTTTTTCATTTGGAAGGAGAAATTTGAGAAAGGAGACGAGGTGAGTATTGTTCTGTCAAATAAGCTAGCAACAGTAAGTTCTTCATTCTTGAACTACAAGTATCTACAAACCTATTGTACATGCTACATCATTCATTATTAAATGTTTCAATTTGTGCAGGCAAAAATTGATACAGCACGGGTGGTAATAATCATACCTGTTATTGTGTAGTTAGAGCTGTCATAGTAATTGCTTCACTTTGTATTTTAAGCAGAAGCCAACTTTTCGGCCTCTGCGTAAGAAAGTATTCATAGTATGTTCCAAGATTCTAGATGGGTTTGAgtcaaaataatttaatttgctTTTTTTTATCCATAACTTTTTGTGTAGTGATAATTTTACTTTTGTATGGATATATCTTTAACAATGTTGGTAACCAACGACAATATGTATTACTTTTCCCAAAACCAAACATATACCAAAAGGCTTCCTGTTTAACCTGTGTTTAACAAGTGTGATTATGTATTTTATGAGAAAAAAAGTATGAGAGTGCTGCTGACTCGACAGCCACAAGATGTTTTGTTTAATTGTGTGAGGATCTACTGGTCCACCTACAGTTTACTGTTTTGTTTTGCAATTTATTCAGTTTCCAGCATTATTACTGGTCCATCTAACGCGGTATGCTCATTTTATTCAGATTAGTTtactgtattattatttattactttaataCTGTATGCTAGGTTCCTTTTAGATTGGACCTAGCCgaaatattaataacaatgcTTTATTTTCAGCTTATGATTTTAGTGCTGACCTGCTTGATTTCAGGTCACTCAAACGGCTGGCCTTGGgtttgtatgaatatttgaaCGTCAGACCTTTGTCGTCGAAGATACCATGTGCTTGAGGTGCTATGTTGTCTTTTCTTTGCACGTATTTATAAGTCGTTGATGAGGCTAGCTTTTTGTTTGTTGCATTAGTGAATTTAGCCTTTTTCTTAGACAATATACTTTGGTCAGTTGGGAAATATGTTATAAAAgcctgtttttttttctatgttgTTTTAGAATGTCTTTTGTTTCAAATATCTTTTAAACAACTAAATTGTTGGAAATTTTTACTGTTTTTAATAATGAAAGTTTGTTACTATTATAATCTTTAGGTAATAAAAGCGATTCATTTACTCGAACAAAATGATTACAGATCCTCTTTGTGTTTCACCAGCTGATAACTTTAACtaattttcccttttttttttgccacTTTTAATCTGATTATTTTAGATCACCACACctcaatttgacccatttataagGAGTGTGGAAATTACTACCTATTATCATggtaatttttaaaagattcaCACAAGTGTTTCTTTTGCAATTATCGCCATGGCCTCACCTGGCATGTTTTATATTGTCCTTACCGTTCATTCGCTGCAACGTGCAGGTACCAGACTAatcattataatataaatattcatttatCCTTCCTTAAACATTAAGAATACTTCATATACAcaactatattattaatttatacaattACCAACTTAGTATTTATAAATTCaagtttataatatttaaatgatgacaaTCACATATAAAAACTATGTAATGTAAACAAATTTTTTCATATGGAGAAAGTCggagtattaattaattattaactttgttcaaacaaacaaagttattaTCCAGTTTATAAACTcagatatataaatgaatgaaAAGATTATTCATGGCAGATTTTGGGAAATAGATCTGATCACAAATCaagtatcaaaaataaaaataaaaagttaattatcCAGTAATTGTATACCTACCTGTGTTGTTGGTATTTATCCGTGGCAGATTTCCTGCGATCTTGTTGTCGGCCAGATCCAATGCCACAAGATGAGAGGAGATGTTGTGAAACCACTGTGGTATTGTTGTATCTCTTATTCCCGAATTTGAAAGATCTAATATTAGTAGATGTGTTTGTGTCTGAAGCCAATTTGGGAATTGGGGTCCCATGTTGCAGCAGGAGCTTGCCTCAAAAATCCTCAATTGGAAGGGAGGAATCCAATGACGGCTCGCATTGAACGTTATCAATGAATTACGAGACAACCCCAACCAGGTTAGATTGTAGAGTTTGGTGAAGTGATCTTAGAAACAACCTCTCTCAATTGGTTATCATAAAGAAAAAGCAATCCGAGGTTTGAAAGCTGACCAAGACTAGTGGGAATGTTCCCACTCAATTGATTATCGGAAAGATCGAGCCATGTTAGAGCTGAAAGGCCACCAACTGAGGGAGGTATTGGACCAGACAATTGATTAATTGAAAGGTCCATGTAAGAAAGAGAGCTCAAGTTTCCAATAGAATCTGGTATTCCCCCATGGAAGCTGTTATTTCCAAGGTTTAGATGTACGAGACCAGTAAGGTTTGATAACCAAACAGGAATGGTGGAGGACAATTGGTTACTAGAAAGATCGAGCTCTGTTAACGATGAAATGCCACCAATTGAGGCAGGTATTCGACCCAACAATTGATTCCATGAAAGGTCCATGTTAGAAAGAGAGCTCAATTTTCCTATAGAATCTGGTATTCTACCATGGAAGCTGTTATTTTCAAGGTTTAGATGTACGAGACCAGTAAGGTTTGATAAACAGGCAGGAATGGTGGAGTTGATACCATTCGAAGAGAGATCAAGTTCGACAATATGACCAGTTCTATTGTCACAAACAACTCCCTGCCACACACAACATTCTAATCCGATCCATCTTGAAAGCCAATTTGATTGGTTTGTGAAGCCTTGTCTGAATAAAAGCAATGTTTGCCGCTCTCTTTGGATACATGTAACGTTTGAGGAAGCTGTGTTGTTGCTACTTGCGCCATATGTTTGAAAGAACAAGAATAATATTGTAAGATTGACAATAAAATTAGTGGTTTCCATTTTGGAGTAATTAAGATAGAGTGGATGTTGTATAATCTTTTAAGGATGTATACTCAGGTTGATGTCGAGTCAAGTACACTAGATAATTAATATTAGACTTGGAGTCAGTCAAGAGATGGTAGCCACATACAAAAAAAAGCTTGTGGGTCACAATGGTCATAATCAAGAATTTAACAGTAGACTTGGAGTTATGAATGGTACAACGTCATGAATGGTACAACGTCTTTCTAGAGCCAGTGGCCACATACatatcaacttgtttggttATAATAACATGTCAAAcatgtaaaatttttatcaaTAGCAAAAATTGTGATTTCTCTAACCCTTAAAAGTAGGGTGTGTCTTCTTTGATGATTTTCAGCTTCTTTGGAGGTTATAAAGTATTTGGTGTCTtagcttttattttgttttggaaGTTATAAGGAGGATGGCAGATCTAATTGAGTCGCAAGTCTAATATATTAAATCAGCCTAATATATTTCATTCCTTTTGCAACTGcttttattagataattattttTCACGAGAGTTACAATTTGATCAACCTAATATGTAGCATGTATTCATGCCCATTAGGTTTGTTTATCTAGGTGGTGACAATAGGCCAAAGACCACGGAGAGCCTCGGACCCTGAACTTTAGCATTGTACGACTTTAGTTTTAGTGGGTTTGAAAGCGCACAACATGTAACGTTTGAGGAAGCTATGATCATGGTGTTGCTGTTGCTTGCGCCATATGTTTGAACAAACAGGAACAATAATATACAACTGAAATGAATAGTGGTTTCCATTTTGGTTTGGTTAAGATAGAATACACCTTGTATAATTCAGGAGGAGGGGGAACGGTATCCAAGACCACTATCACAACCGGTGCCCAAACCTCATTGGCCAACAAGTTCAAGTGATCGTGCATCCTAATCAACTCCAAATTGCCGGCCCAAATCAAAACCGGGGAAATCAAGCCCAACAACATTAAGctccacaacaacaacaactcgCTCCTCGTGGAAGAGCTTTTGCCGTGAATGCGGCCGAGGCTCGTGTTGATCCAAACGTCGTGGCAAGTACCTTTCCTCTCAACAATCAATATGCCACCATATTATTTGACTCGGGTTCCGATTTTAGTCTTGTCTCCAATGATTTTATACCGTTGATTGATGCTAGCCTTAGTCCATTGTCTTATTATTTTGAACTTGAAATGGTAAATGGCGGGTTAACTAAAATTGATCAAGTTGTTCGTGATTGTACCATAGAATTGTGTGACCACCCGTTCTTGATAGACTTGATTCCTTTCGACATCGGTAGTTTTGATGTAATTGTGGGAATGGATTGGATGTCGACGATGAATGCGGTTATAGATTGTGGTAGCCGGGTAGTGAGAATTCCATTAGAAGACGGGGAAGAGTTAGTAGTTCAAGGCAAGACAACCGAACCATGGGAAGGAAAGATCTATAATGTTAACGTCACAAGAGTTGAGTTGAAAGCCGTACCCGTGGTAAATAGATTCATGGATGTATTCCCAGATGACCTACCGGGCTTGCCTCCATATCGTGAACTTGATTTCCGTATTGATCTCATTCCAAATGCTTCTCCCATAGCCAAAGCACCTTACCGCTTAGCCCTCACCGAAATGCAAGAGTTGGCCGCCCAACTCAAAGAACTTCAAGAAAAGGGTTTTATCCGCCCTAGCCATTCACCGTGGGGTGCACCggtcttatttgtcaaaaagaaagacgGTTCTTTCCGTATGTGCATTGATTATGGTGAACTAAACAAACTCACGGTGAAGAATCGTTATCCTCTCCCAAGAATTGATGATTTATTTGACCGGCTCCAAGGTGCTCGATTCTTTTCTAAGATTGATTTGCGGCCGGGTTACCACCAACTACGCATTCATTAAGATGATATTCCCAAAACGGCTTTTCGTACCCGTTATGGGCACTTTGAATTCACGGTTATGCCTTTTTGGTTGAGAAATACACCGGCAGTgttcatggacttgatgaacCGGGTGTGTCCGCCCTACTTGGATCAATTTgtcattgttttcattgatgatatcTTTATCTACTCCAAAACCAAAGAAGAGCACGCCGAACATTTGAAACAAGTCTTGGAACTACTACGAAAGAAGAAATTGTATGCCAAGTTCTccaagtgtgaattttggctcgAAGAGGTCCATTTTCTTGGTCACGTGGTGAGCAAGGAAGGAATCCATGTGGACCCAAGTAAAGTTGAAGCGGTGAGAAATTGGAGACGATCCGAGACTCCAACCGAGATTCGCCAATTTCTTGGGTTGGCTGGTTATTATAGATGATTCattgaaaatttttctaagattgCTCAACCCTTAACCTTATTGACTCAACGTGAAAGAAGATTTGATTGGGGCGAAAAACAAGAACAAACATTCCAATTGTTGAAGAACAAGTTGTGTGATGCACCCATTTTAAGCTTGCCCGATGGAGCCGACGATTTTGTGGCGTACTGTGATGCATCCGGGTAAGGGTTGGGTTGTGTCTTAATGCAACGGGGCAAGGTAATTGCGTATGCATCTAGGCAATTGAAGGTTCATGAGAAAAATTACCCGACACATGACTTAGAATTGGGAGCGGTCGTATTTGCTTTGAAATGTTGGAGGCATTACTTGTACGGCACTAAAAGTGTGATCTAGACTGATCACAAAAGCCTTCAACACATTTTCGATCAAAACGAGTTGAATATGAGGCAAAGAAGATGGCTTGAACTTTttagtgactatgattgtgTTATCCGGTATCACCCGGGTAAGGCAAATGTTGTAGCCGATACCTTGAGCCGGAAAGAACAGATAAAACCAAGACGAGCTAGAGCCATGAGCCTCACCGTGATAAGGAGTGTCCGTGACTCCATCATTAAAGCACAAGGATTGGCAACTAGGCTGGAAAACTTCATCAATGAAGCATTACACGGCTTAGAGGAACAATTTGATAGGAAAGATGATGGCAGGTTGTACTTTGTTGAACGATTATGGATACCCGTTCTTGGCGGGTGGCGGATAAAATTGATGAATGAAGCGCATAAGTCGGCCTACTCGGTTCATCCGAGTTCCGACAAGATGTATTTTGGGTTGAGAGACTTGTATTGGTGGCCGGGGATGAAGAAAGACATTGCTAGGTA includes the following:
- the LOC122586617 gene encoding receptor-like protein 33: MIIQSGLQLVNLGNNRFNGSIPAHLCEKLSIIILDLSNNNFSGFLPMCLGRLIQLRAIDLTNNTITGDIPSSLGSLSQLRSLHLHNNKFQGNITVALHNLIDLETLDLGSNLLTCNIPPWIGKSLSKLRILNLQSNKLTGKIPTELCQINHLQHLNLANNSITGNIPHCFGNLTGMITSDFNFTYNGFGYEENVEAYIKGLQLKYTKTTRFLVSLDLSNNKIDGEIPDVLMNLISLKCLNLSRNLLSGHIPKSIGNIKSMESLDLSNNKLSGQIPPSMGNLIFLSYLNLSFNKLFGPIPVGNQFNTFNDPTMYEGNNGLCGKPLPRNCKESNLLYTHVGDGESKDSLHGLSWFYTGLVSVSLLDLWDLLVACTLLGFGG
- the LOC122597516 gene encoding LRR receptor-like serine/threonine-protein kinase ER1, whose product is METTNFIVNLTILFLFFQTYGASSNNTASSNVTCIQRERQTLLLFRQGFTNQSNWLSRWIGLECCVWQGVVCDNRTGHIVELDLSSNGINSTIPACLSNLTGLVHLNLENNSFHGRIPDSIGKLSSLSNMDLSWNQLLGRIPASIGGISSLTELDLSSNQLSSTIPVWLSNLTGLVHLNLGNNSFHGGIPDSIGNLSSLSYMDLSINQLSGPIPPSVGGLSALTWLDLSDNQLSGNIPTSLGQLSNLGLLFLYDNQLREVVSKITSPNSTI